Proteins from a genomic interval of Zingiber officinale cultivar Zhangliang chromosome 1B, Zo_v1.1, whole genome shotgun sequence:
- the LOC122038507 gene encoding uncharacterized protein LOC122038507, whose protein sequence is MFTCDKWVGSNYAKGSVGKEIIAIILQDKEYWVQCQYIIKVTKPLVRVLRLVDSEEKPAMGYLFEAMEKAKETIKVRLRNKITQYGPYIRVIDARWDKQLHSPLHAAGCFLNPAIYFSPSFTKQKEVARGLLTTITRLVPDDDVQDKISAQLEEYKASTGDFGLSIAIRQREKLNPVAWWAQFGNDASELQKFAIRVLSQCCSATGCERNWSVFEFIHSKKRNRLEHKRLNDLVFVRYNLKLRERNLSKTKSSLDPISLDNIDLLEDWISEEPSLLDGEDLSWEMVDAPFASLSLDDDEEAPNFNDEDDNEGDDYIAPIQDFDPSIYVFNDD, encoded by the exons ATGTTCACTTGTGATAAATGGGTGGGATCAAACTATGCTAAAGGTAGTGTTGGGAAAGAAATAATTGCAATTATTTTGCAAGACAAAGAGTATTGGGTGCAATGTCAGTATATAATTAAGGTCACCAAACCTTTGGTGCGAGTTCTTCGATTGGTGGACAGTGAGGAAAAACCAGCAATGGGATATCTGTTTGAGGCAATGGAAAAAGCTAAAGAAACAATTAAAGTAAGGTTGAGGAATAAGATTACACAATATGGCCCTTACATTAGGGTGATTGATGCAAGATGGGATAAACAACTTCATAGTCCATTGCATGCAGCTGGTTGCTTTCTTAATCCTGCAATTTATTTCAGTCcatcattcacaaaacaaaaAGAGGTTGCTCGAGGATTGCTTACAACAATTACTAGGCTTGTTCCTGATGATGATGTTCAAGATAAAATTAGTGCACAACTTGAAGAGTACAAGGCCTCAACTGGTGACTTTGGCTTGTCTATAGCTATTCGTCAACGTGAGAAGTTAAATCCAG TTGCATGGTGGGCTCAATTTGGTAATGATGCTTCGGAGCTTCAAAAGTTTGCTATTCGAGTTCTCAGCCAATGTTGTAGTGCCACTGGATGCGAAAGAAATTGGAGCGTTTTTGAGTTCATTCATTCTAAGAAACGAAATAGACTTGAACATAAAAGGCTAAATGACTTGGTATTTGTTCGTTATAATCTCAAGCTTCGAGAAAG GAATTTAAGCAAGACAAAGAGCTCTTTGGATCCAATTAGTCTTGATAATATTGACTTGTTGGAAGATTGGATAAGTGAAGAACCTAGCCTTCTTGATGGAGAAGATTTGAGTTGGGAGATGGTTGATGCACCATTTGCTTCATTGAGCTTGGATGATGATGAAGAAGCtcctaattttaatgatgaagatGATAATGAAGGAGATGATTATATTGCACCTATACAAGATTTTGATCCTTCTATTTATGTATTTAATGATGATTAG
- the LOC122038501 gene encoding uncharacterized protein LOC122038501, translating to MADTSSSSSLSISSIPARSRDPAWQYGIAVEGHRSSIICVICNKTIRGGGITRLKYHLAGIEGNVKACKKVSDDVKWQMKQLINSLNKKQEQRKRLRNEIGGSSSASVNDREEPVMGIPSSTLGGSSNLNARCSSQSESKAKPQSFFPPRTTQGAQPGIRSALATKESVHNATMAMARWWYDANIPFNAAKSNYYQPMVDAITSIGPGFKAPSYHDLRCNLLREVVHDVNVYLLEIKKEWEVYGCSIMADGWTNQRQEPIINFLMYCPKGTIFLKSIDTSGLRKDKDTLLEIFDQVVHEVG from the coding sequence ATGGCTGATACTTCAAGTAGTAGTTCTTTATCCATAAGTTCTATTCCTGCAAGATCAAGAGATCCAGCATGGCAATATGGGATAGCAGTGGAAGGACACCGTAGTAGTATCATTTGTGTCATTTGCAACAAAACAATTAGAGGAGGAGGTATTACACGCCTCAAATATCATCTAGCTGGAATAGAAGGAAATGTTAAAGCTTGTAAGAAAGTTTCTGATGATGTGAAGTGGCAAATGAAGCAACTAATTAATAGCTTGAATAAaaaacaagagcaaaggaagCGATTGAGAAATGAAATTGGAGGTTCTAGTAGTGCATCTGTCAATGATCGGGAAGAACCTGTAATGGGTATTCCTTCTTCTACTCTTGGAGGAAGTTCTAACCTAAATGCAAGATGTAGCAGTCAAAGCGAATCAAAAGCAAAGCCTCAAAGCTTTTTTCCTCCTAGAACAACACAAGGGGCACAACCTGGGATTAGAAGTGCACTTGCCACAAAAGAATCAGTTCATAATGCAACCATGGCTATGGCAAGATGGTGGTATGATGCTAATATTCCATTCAATGCAGCAAAATCAAATTATTATCAACCAATGGTGGATGCTATCACTTCAATTGGCCCTGGGTTTAAAGCACCATCTTATCATGATTTGAGGTGCAATCTTTTGAGGGAGGTGGTTCATGATGTCAATGTTTATCTCTTAGAGATTAAGAAAGAATGGGAGGTTTATGGATGCTCCATTATGGCTGATGGGTGGACAAATCAAAGGCAAGAGCCAATTATAAACTTCTTAATGTATTGTCCAAAAGGTACCATATTTCTAAAATCTATTGACACATCAGGCCTTAGGAAGGACAAAGATACTTTACTTGAGATCTTCGATCAAGTTGTTCATGAGGTGGGGTAG